In one window of Methanococcoides methylutens DNA:
- a CDS encoding polysaccharide biosynthesis protein yields MEQIKGKKILITGGTGSFGNAFIDFSKDCDIKFIVFSRDEKKQHDMFVERNDSNIEYVVGDIRDKSKILDYCQDVDYVLHAAALKHVPTGENFPEEVINTNVLGTKNVIEAAEKCGVEKIVNLSTDKAVYPVNAYGMSKALAEKLMSAHRGDTVCVNLRYGNVIGSRGSVIPLFINKIKEGLPLTITNANMTRFLLPLSHAVALSKKCIEVGERGDLFVMRPPAATISTVIEALELHFEDSFEKQIIGIRPGEKMDEALLTPEEIHRAFRFTDDGIDYMKIPHLDANIGDFFYHGEESKVPDAFTSGNTTQLNAEETLNLIKEAGIL; encoded by the coding sequence ATGGAACAAATAAAAGGGAAAAAAATTTTAATCACTGGCGGTACAGGCTCTTTTGGCAATGCATTCATTGATTTTTCTAAAGATTGTGACATAAAATTTATTGTTTTTAGTCGAGATGAGAAGAAACAACATGATATGTTTGTTGAAAGAAATGATAGCAATATCGAATATGTTGTTGGCGACATAAGAGATAAAAGCAAAATATTGGATTACTGTCAGGACGTTGACTACGTATTACATGCCGCTGCTCTAAAACATGTTCCAACCGGGGAAAACTTCCCAGAGGAAGTTATCAATACAAATGTACTGGGTACAAAAAATGTAATTGAAGCTGCAGAAAAATGTGGTGTGGAAAAGATTGTAAATTTAAGCACAGACAAAGCAGTCTACCCAGTTAATGCCTATGGGATGAGTAAAGCTCTTGCTGAAAAATTGATGAGTGCACATAGAGGAGATACAGTCTGCGTAAATTTAAGATACGGAAATGTGATCGGTTCCAGAGGATCCGTCATACCCTTGTTCATCAATAAAATAAAAGAGGGACTTCCACTTACAATAACAAATGCTAATATGACACGATTTTTGCTGCCTCTAAGTCATGCAGTTGCTTTGTCTAAAAAATGTATTGAAGTCGGAGAACGAGGTGATCTTTTCGTTATGAGACCTCCAGCAGCAACAATCAGCACAGTAATCGAAGCACTTGAGTTACATTTTGAAGATTCTTTTGAAAAGCAAATTATTGGAATCCGTCCAGGCGAAAAAATGGATGAAGCTCTCCTCACACCTGAAGAAATACACAGAGCATTCAGATTTACAGATGATGGAATTGATTATATGAAAATTCCACATTTGGATGCAAATATTGGAGACTTCTTCTACCATGGTGAAGAGTCTAAAGTCCCTGATGCTTTTACTTCAGGAAATACGACCCAACTAAATGCTGAAGAAACATTGAACCTAATCAAGGAAGCAGGAATTTTGTAA
- a CDS encoding NAD-dependent epimerase/dehydratase family protein, with protein MKVGITGGNGFIGRHLADALEDPIIFHGNLNEIDNVREFVLDCDRIYHLAGKNRADTGDILKNNIVSTANLILSMKLENKYPELIFASSQQTVWNADSEYGFTKTLEEEIIKKADRWCIYRIPNVYGPDCKPFYNSVVATFCYQVSKGEKVTINNPDVQREFIYIENLIQDLLSPEFSTYKSPNGEVLTIGEIYSFLTDRAGEHKKLKMCLDHYKREED; from the coding sequence ATGAAAGTTGGGATCACTGGAGGAAATGGATTTATTGGCAGGCATTTAGCAGATGCTCTGGAAGATCCAATCATTTTTCATGGAAATCTTAATGAAATAGATAATGTAAGAGAATTTGTTTTAGATTGTGATCGAATCTATCATCTAGCAGGGAAAAATAGAGCAGATACAGGAGACATATTGAAGAATAATATTGTTTCAACAGCAAATCTTATTCTTTCAATGAAATTAGAAAATAAGTATCCAGAGCTAATTTTTGCCTCATCTCAGCAAACTGTTTGGAATGCAGATTCTGAATATGGCTTCACAAAGACATTAGAGGAAGAAATAATCAAAAAAGCAGATAGATGGTGTATCTATAGAATCCCTAATGTTTATGGACCCGATTGTAAGCCTTTCTATAATTCTGTTGTAGCAACATTCTGTTACCAGGTATCAAAAGGAGAAAAAGTAACAATCAATAATCCAGATGTACAAAGGGAATTCATCTATATTGAGAATCTAATTCAAGATCTGCTAAGTCCAGAATTTAGTACATACAAGTCTCCAAATGGGGAAGTATTGACTATTGGCGAGATTTATTCATTCCTAACAGACAGGGCAGGAGAACACAAAAAATTGAAAATGTGTTTAGACCACTACAAAAGAGAGGAAGATTAA
- a CDS encoding polysaccharide biosynthesis C-terminal domain-containing protein, which produces MYPIHENETGSFQELARFDDVKFGQLSYLTIVPDCSRGNHYHKRKEEWFCCLHGKCEMELTDVRSNSSRSIIMDSSRREFVKVNPFESHMVTNLDSKITCELLIIISEEYDESDPDTFKPEEPVNL; this is translated from the coding sequence ATGTATCCAATTCATGAAAATGAAACTGGAAGTTTTCAGGAACTTGCAAGATTTGATGACGTTAAATTCGGACAATTGAGCTATTTAACTATTGTACCAGATTGTTCACGAGGTAATCACTATCATAAAAGGAAAGAAGAATGGTTCTGTTGTCTTCATGGAAAATGTGAAATGGAGTTGACAGATGTCAGATCAAACTCATCAAGATCCATTATAATGGATAGCTCGAGAAGAGAGTTTGTTAAAGTAAATCCATTTGAAAGCCATATGGTCACTAATTTGGACTCCAAAATAACCTGCGAGCTATTGATAATAATAAGTGAAGAATATGATGAAAGCGACCCAGATACATTCAAACCAGAGGAGCCTGTGAATTTATGA
- the wecB gene encoding non-hydrolyzing UDP-N-acetylglucosamine 2-epimerase, translating into MTNLKVMTILGTRPEIIRLSEVIKKLDKYVDHILVHTNQNYDYELNQIFFEELNLRNPDYVLNVKSSSIGGQIGNILSQTEEVVLKEKPDAILILGDTNSALSCIVAKRLKIPIFHMEAGNRCFDDRVPEEINRRIVDHTADINLPYTEHARRNLLREGLSPDSIYVSGSPMAEVLETNMEKIENSSILDKLALEKEKYFLVSIHREENVDNTDNLKNIFNALESIADKYDYPIIISTHPRTRKRIDDLKIKIHDQFILHKPFGMFDFVKLQKKSFCVLSDSGTIHEDAGIMGIPSLVVRESSERPEAYDTGNVILTGTDPKTILMSVDIVRRQSEENIKFSNPYDYQELNVSDKVVRLIVGMSKIVPKKKYYLPLE; encoded by the coding sequence ATGACTAACTTAAAAGTGATGACCATTCTGGGAACACGTCCCGAAATAATCCGTCTGTCCGAAGTAATAAAGAAGTTAGATAAATATGTTGACCATATTCTTGTGCACACCAATCAGAATTACGACTATGAGTTGAATCAGATCTTTTTTGAAGAGCTTAACTTAAGGAATCCCGATTATGTACTTAATGTTAAAAGTTCTTCAATAGGGGGACAGATCGGGAACATCCTGTCTCAAACTGAGGAAGTAGTCTTAAAGGAAAAACCGGATGCGATTTTGATATTAGGTGACACAAACAGTGCCCTTTCCTGTATTGTTGCAAAACGATTGAAAATCCCTATTTTTCATATGGAAGCGGGGAACAGATGTTTTGATGACAGGGTTCCTGAAGAGATAAACAGAAGGATCGTTGACCATACCGCGGATATCAACCTACCTTACACAGAGCACGCAAGAAGAAATTTGCTGAGAGAAGGTTTGAGTCCAGATAGCATTTATGTCAGTGGATCTCCAATGGCTGAAGTTCTTGAAACAAATATGGAAAAGATAGAAAATTCGTCGATATTGGATAAACTGGCACTTGAAAAAGAGAAGTATTTCCTTGTAAGTATTCACAGGGAAGAAAATGTGGACAATACAGATAATTTGAAAAATATCTTTAATGCTCTAGAATCTATAGCGGACAAATATGACTATCCGATCATAATATCCACACATCCAAGGACAAGGAAGCGCATTGATGATCTAAAAATAAAGATACATGATCAGTTCATTCTCCATAAGCCCTTTGGAATGTTCGATTTTGTAAAATTGCAAAAAAAATCGTTTTGTGTGTTATCAGATAGTGGAACCATCCACGAAGATGCTGGAATTATGGGCATCCCTTCACTGGTCGTAAGGGAAAGTTCCGAAAGACCAGAGGCTTACGATACAGGGAATGTTATTTTGACAGGCACTGATCCCAAAACGATACTCATGTCTGTTGATATTGTAAGGAGACAATCTGAAGAAAATATCAAATTCTCAAACCCTTATGACTATCAAGAATTAAATGTATCTGATAAAGTAGTCAGATTAATTGTAGGCATGAGCAAAATAGTTCCTAAAAAGAAATATTATTTGCCTTTGGAATGA
- a CDS encoding glycosyltransferase family 4 protein codes for MNIIIIVPNFVPEIGSTSHIYFDLAKAFVQKGHEVDVITSYPRKYNLDKINSNSTFLVEETLQGVRIHRCKHTTIRDNIVIRGLEHFLLPIYYFNTYRKLKKKFDVCIVSIPPLPLHYLAKKIKNYDGTPTILNFQDFHPQELTDVGVLKNPLIIKMMEHIEKKSYRNADIITVLSQGGINYVTKRGGDINKIYHIYNGVSLSDFDNYATKNDFKEKEGIKNKFLITYAGILSPFQKIESILDVAKILDSHEDIIFYIVGDGMVKDNIERRIKDEMISNVRLLPLQPREEYLNIINSSDLSLILLDERMKAPCIPGKTISLMASKQPIIAIVAKDSETAYVVNKAQCGCIVEPDNIEKFKNTILELKNSENKRKNYGCNGRRFLEENMNLNNIIDDYEKVFSILHEEGEN; via the coding sequence ATGAATATTATAATTATTGTACCTAATTTTGTTCCAGAAATTGGGAGTACATCACATATTTACTTTGATTTAGCGAAAGCTTTCGTTCAAAAAGGACATGAGGTTGATGTAATTACATCTTACCCAAGAAAATATAACTTGGATAAAATTAATTCAAATAGCACTTTTTTAGTTGAAGAAACACTGCAAGGTGTTAGAATACATCGATGTAAACATACAACAATTAGAGATAATATTGTTATTCGAGGTCTAGAACATTTTTTATTGCCAATTTATTATTTTAACACATATCGAAAATTGAAGAAGAAATTTGATGTTTGCATTGTATCCATCCCACCACTTCCCCTACATTACTTAGCAAAAAAGATTAAGAATTATGATGGAACTCCGACAATTTTAAACTTTCAGGATTTCCATCCACAAGAGCTAACTGATGTAGGAGTTCTGAAAAACCCCCTAATAATCAAAATGATGGAACATATAGAAAAGAAATCTTACAGGAATGCAGATATTATAACCGTCTTATCTCAGGGAGGAATAAATTATGTTACCAAAAGAGGGGGTGACATAAATAAAATCTACCATATTTATAATGGAGTTTCACTTTCCGATTTTGACAACTATGCAACTAAAAACGATTTTAAAGAAAAGGAAGGAATCAAAAATAAATTCTTAATAACCTATGCGGGCATACTATCTCCTTTTCAAAAAATAGAGAGTATATTAGACGTGGCAAAAATATTGGACAGTCACGAAGATATAATATTCTACATCGTTGGCGATGGAATGGTAAAAGACAACATAGAAAGAAGAATTAAAGACGAAATGATTTCCAATGTAAGATTGTTGCCTTTACAACCACGTGAAGAATATTTAAACATCATTAATTCATCTGATCTTTCTTTAATTTTACTTGATGAGCGGATGAAAGCGCCATGTATACCTGGGAAAACTATCAGCCTAATGGCCAGCAAACAACCAATAATTGCAATTGTTGCTAAGGATAGTGAAACTGCATATGTAGTAAATAAAGCACAATGTGGTTGCATAGTAGAACCTGACAACATCGAAAAATTTAAAAACACCATATTGGAATTGAAAAATAGTGAGAATAAAAGAAAAAATTATGGATGTAATGGAAGACGATTTCTCGAGGAGAATATGAACTTAAACAATATTATTGACGATTATGAAAAAGTGTTTAGTATTTTGCATGAAGAAGGGGAAAATTAA
- a CDS encoding glycosyltransferase: MKLAFFGRHGSFNYTHIGGTNSLVRRLSTELINRWNFQIDYIIYGNSCDNEVTHFPGLRSKYYQRLDRALESLKDYDHIVAIYFPPNDLPAYLYYRTKQLRKNHFSKLHQTWPDSTVIRKLMFTINRVISINSNSFAVSPRLVQSIKKWSHRAELLWPPVPSNYFVNPSQKSVSNKTRVTFIGRIDVGKGVLETIDIFNALADRPEIELAFYGMYWESDPKAVQLHQQLLEQTNFNYVPINFAEYSSHIEKMVQSVLRDTDIFIQPYRKLSSTIDTPLLILEAMASLCAVITKPYGNIPYVYGKSPCLIDDPHLCEKATELILSANEWLPSERKRIELQNDKLKFDVSSVAEQFVKSINF, from the coding sequence ATGAAGTTAGCTTTCTTTGGTCGTCATGGTTCTTTTAACTATACTCATATAGGTGGAACCAATTCACTTGTTCGTCGCCTTTCAACTGAACTAATAAACCGCTGGAATTTTCAAATTGATTATATTATATATGGAAACAGTTGTGATAATGAGGTTACACACTTTCCAGGTCTTCGCTCAAAGTACTATCAAAGATTGGATAGAGCACTAGAATCACTCAAAGATTATGACCATATAGTTGCAATTTATTTCCCACCAAACGATCTTCCAGCTTATTTGTATTATCGAACTAAACAATTAAGAAAAAACCATTTCAGCAAACTCCATCAGACTTGGCCCGATTCAACTGTCATACGCAAATTAATGTTCACCATAAATAGAGTCATTTCTATAAATAGCAACTCATTTGCAGTATCTCCAAGACTTGTACAAAGTATAAAAAAATGGAGCCATAGGGCAGAATTGTTATGGCCACCAGTTCCATCAAATTACTTTGTAAATCCATCTCAAAAAAGTGTTTCAAACAAAACACGTGTTACCTTTATAGGAAGAATTGATGTGGGAAAAGGTGTTTTGGAAACAATTGATATATTCAACGCTCTTGCAGATCGTCCAGAAATTGAGCTTGCATTCTATGGTATGTACTGGGAAAGTGACCCTAAAGCAGTGCAACTTCACCAGCAACTTTTAGAACAGACAAATTTTAATTATGTGCCCATCAATTTTGCAGAATACTCAAGCCACATTGAAAAAATGGTCCAATCAGTTCTCCGTGATACAGATATTTTTATTCAGCCTTATCGCAAATTGAGCAGTACAATTGATACACCACTTCTTATATTAGAAGCAATGGCATCGCTTTGCGCTGTGATTACCAAACCATATGGAAATATTCCCTATGTTTATGGAAAAAGTCCATGTTTAATAGATGATCCACATTTGTGTGAAAAAGCCACAGAACTTATCCTTTCAGCAAATGAGTGGCTTCCTTCCGAGCGTAAACGTATCGAACTTCAAAATGATAAATTAAAATTTGATGTTTCATCTGTTGCTGAACAATTTGTCAAATCAATTAATTTTTAA
- a CDS encoding P-loop NTPase family protein produces the protein MNNQTCASESHFIVNVFNELEKQKLPYIVLRNYENLPQDAGHDIDVLVGEEDLDRYSTLLCETAKKEGWCLVQYAKRYGFHSFTFVSTLGTKEMISLKWDVWAPISWKGFTWIDTGVALKTRKAHQNGFYTPAPGVEAATLLLKEVLQLGKIKDKYLNLIKRYAQNDSDNFVNVLEKPFGKNTANRLLDYAQNGNWKQVEKAHKELRLILVKNAIKKSPISPLIGLYKFIKGHLTERIKGRPHIFLCLIGPDGSGKSTLSSEIIKSLEDIFEEKCYYHGHFAILPELKKFVPWMKTKENEIDVHGIVTKSQKPSRLITSILMTYYAIDYIIGYACIFQNRGKGNLILFDRYFYDYIIQPSKFGTNNILFRILSQIVPSPDLIIYPHAPSELIYNRKPELTIHEINRQENICNQLIKVLPAAHRVDNSLPLENVVFQIREIILEKMETYSTTNRR, from the coding sequence ATGAATAATCAAACATGTGCATCTGAAAGTCATTTTATAGTCAACGTATTTAATGAACTTGAAAAACAAAAACTGCCATATATCGTCTTGCGAAATTATGAAAACCTCCCTCAAGATGCAGGTCATGATATAGACGTTCTTGTAGGAGAAGAAGATTTAGACAGATATAGCACTTTATTATGTGAAACTGCAAAAAAAGAAGGATGGTGTCTAGTACAATATGCCAAACGCTATGGATTTCATTCTTTCACCTTTGTATCGACCCTTGGCACAAAAGAAATGATTAGTTTAAAATGGGATGTTTGGGCTCCAATTAGTTGGAAAGGATTCACTTGGATAGATACAGGAGTAGCATTAAAAACTCGTAAAGCCCATCAAAATGGATTCTATACACCAGCACCTGGCGTTGAAGCTGCAACACTTCTTTTAAAAGAAGTATTGCAACTTGGAAAAATTAAAGACAAATACCTAAACCTAATAAAAAGATATGCACAAAATGATTCAGACAACTTTGTAAATGTTTTAGAAAAACCTTTTGGCAAAAATACAGCAAATCGATTACTGGATTATGCACAAAATGGTAATTGGAAACAGGTTGAGAAAGCCCATAAAGAATTGCGTCTGATTTTAGTCAAAAATGCAATTAAAAAAAGCCCCATCTCTCCTTTAATTGGATTGTACAAATTTATAAAAGGACATTTAACTGAGCGAATTAAAGGAAGACCACACATATTTTTATGCCTGATTGGCCCAGACGGATCTGGTAAATCAACTTTATCTTCAGAAATTATTAAATCATTAGAAGATATTTTTGAAGAAAAGTGTTATTACCATGGTCATTTTGCCATATTACCTGAGTTAAAAAAGTTTGTCCCATGGATGAAAACTAAAGAAAATGAAATTGATGTCCATGGTATAGTAACAAAATCTCAAAAACCCAGCCGTTTAATAACCTCTATCTTAATGACATACTATGCTATTGATTATATAATTGGTTATGCATGTATTTTTCAAAATAGAGGCAAAGGAAATTTAATCCTATTTGATCGATACTTTTATGATTATATCATACAGCCAAGTAAATTTGGAACAAATAACATTCTTTTCCGCATATTATCTCAAATAGTTCCTTCTCCCGATTTAATTATCTACCCACATGCTCCTTCAGAACTAATTTACAATAGAAAGCCAGAACTTACAATTCATGAAATTAATCGCCAAGAGAACATTTGCAATCAATTAATCAAAGTTTTACCTGCTGCTCATCGTGTAGACAATTCCTTGCCTCTAGAAAATGTAGTATTCCAAATTCGTGAAATCATTTTAGAGAAAATGGAAACCTATTCAACTACCAATCGGAGATAA
- a CDS encoding glycosyltransferase family 4 protein: MDEKIIVGSLQYSPIYKSHCCALGKQCEKQGYSVVYLFSHEYKWMLSEEIKEKTIFVGKSKSIKSAIIDGFDIRNILKLKNILLGTNPDYIYMYNYHPFLNYYIAKLAKKYGCNFIQHVQEPYVENKSIYQGFKQYWLCIFELMQEKLIMNADTAIVSSEISSNLFSKRYKKYIGKKSIIPLMYEDLGDVNKNIKFRKYITFIGPPVPAKGPETFLKIVQYSEEHNLDYKFLLISRSKINDPIYHKWKNLKIHYKDKISDEEIGEFMKQSLMTITPYKIATQSSVVLTSYMHGTPAISTNVGGLPEVVHHLKSGYLVDKKSSVEEWVKGINYIANNHSKISKYCRDYFVKNYSEQNWPKYFDDVLK; encoded by the coding sequence ATGGATGAAAAAATAATTGTTGGTAGTTTGCAATACAGCCCAATTTATAAATCTCATTGCTGTGCACTTGGAAAACAATGTGAAAAACAGGGCTATTCTGTAGTTTATCTATTTAGCCATGAGTATAAGTGGATGTTATCAGAAGAAATTAAGGAAAAAACCATATTCGTTGGTAAATCAAAAAGTATAAAGTCTGCTATAATTGATGGATTTGATATTAGAAACATTCTTAAATTAAAAAATATCCTTTTAGGAACAAATCCCGACTATATATATATGTACAATTATCATCCTTTTTTAAACTATTACATAGCAAAGTTAGCAAAAAAATATGGTTGTAATTTTATACAGCATGTCCAAGAGCCTTATGTAGAAAACAAATCTATCTATCAAGGATTTAAACAATACTGGCTTTGTATTTTTGAATTAATGCAAGAAAAATTAATAATGAATGCAGATACTGCCATAGTGTCTTCAGAAATATCTTCAAATTTATTCTCTAAAAGATATAAAAAATATATAGGGAAAAAAAGTATAATTCCATTAATGTATGAAGATTTAGGAGATGTAAATAAAAATATCAAATTTAGAAAATATATTACTTTTATTGGACCACCAGTTCCAGCAAAGGGACCTGAAACATTCTTAAAAATAGTTCAATATTCTGAAGAACATAACTTAGATTATAAATTTTTATTAATTTCACGTTCAAAAATAAATGATCCTATCTACCACAAATGGAAAAATTTAAAGATTCATTATAAAGACAAAATAAGCGATGAGGAGATAGGAGAATTTATGAAACAAAGTCTTATGACGATTACGCCATATAAAATTGCAACTCAAAGCTCAGTAGTATTAACTTCTTATATGCACGGAACACCAGCCATATCTACCAATGTAGGAGGATTGCCTGAAGTTGTCCACCACCTCAAAAGTGGGTATCTCGTAGACAAAAAGTCTAGTGTTGAAGAGTGGGTAAAAGGAATTAATTATATCGCAAATAATCATTCAAAGATATCTAAATATTGTAGGGATTATTTTGTCAAAAATTATTCGGAACAAAACTGGCCAAAATATTTCGATGATGTTTTAAAGTAA
- a CDS encoding glycosyltransferase: MKIAQVISTPPFAWATGGCARIAHELSKELANKGHEVTIITTDLYKPDQRYINTKNPEYIDGIRFFRFRCASNWLAWKHKLYISPKLLRYLKINLQEYEVVHLQDLISIQAIITSKYCKKYKIPYILTAHGSIPWLYKKSILSWVFNRLWGHNILTNADKITVFTEEEAEQCRYMKVSEDKIKLIPNGIDLNKYKNLPEKMEFRNKYTINKNKKIILYIGRIEQSKGIDLLIESFSLLAPEMDDVLLLITGPDDGYLNTLNKLVLASGIEDKVIFTGFLEEKDKIRAYVDADVHVSPRQWEPFGLTLLESCACGTPVICSKGCGIANVIDNQVGIAVPYNKYDMKTALMRVLKDDETKRKFGENGKLIVQEQFSFEKIVEEVEKTYKEFKR; this comes from the coding sequence ATGAAAATCGCACAAGTCATTTCTACGCCACCATTTGCATGGGCAACAGGAGGTTGTGCCAGAATTGCTCACGAATTATCTAAAGAATTGGCTAATAAAGGACATGAAGTTACGATAATAACAACCGATTTATATAAACCAGACCAACGTTATATAAATACTAAAAATCCTGAATATATTGATGGAATACGCTTTTTTAGATTTAGATGTGCCAGTAATTGGTTAGCTTGGAAGCACAAATTATACATATCCCCAAAATTGTTAAGATATTTAAAGATAAATTTGCAAGAGTACGAAGTGGTTCATTTACAAGATTTAATATCTATTCAAGCAATAATAACTTCCAAATACTGCAAAAAATACAAAATCCCATATATCCTTACAGCGCACGGATCAATTCCTTGGCTATATAAAAAAAGCATATTAAGTTGGGTTTTCAACAGGCTGTGGGGACATAATATTCTAACGAATGCTGACAAGATCACTGTCTTTACCGAAGAAGAAGCTGAACAATGCAGATATATGAAAGTTAGCGAAGACAAAATAAAGCTAATCCCAAATGGGATTGATTTGAATAAATACAAGAATCTTCCAGAAAAAATGGAATTTAGAAATAAATATACAATCAATAAAAATAAAAAAATTATATTATATATAGGTCGAATCGAACAAAGCAAAGGAATTGACTTACTGATAGAATCATTTTCGTTATTAGCCCCGGAAATGGATGATGTACTTCTTTTGATCACAGGTCCAGATGATGGATACCTAAATACCCTAAATAAATTAGTTTTAGCTTCAGGCATTGAAGATAAAGTCATATTCACTGGATTTCTAGAAGAAAAAGATAAAATCAGAGCATATGTCGATGCCGATGTACACGTGTCCCCTCGTCAATGGGAACCTTTCGGCTTAACTTTATTAGAATCATGTGCTTGTGGAACTCCTGTTATATGTAGCAAAGGATGTGGCATAGCCAACGTAATAGATAATCAAGTGGGAATCGCTGTTCCTTACAATAAATATGATATGAAAACTGCACTTATGCGCGTGCTAAAAGATGATGAAACTAAAAGAAAGTTTGGCGAAAACGGAAAATTGATTGTTCAAGAGCAGTTCAGCTTCGAAAAAATAGTAGAAGAAGTAGAAAAAACCTATAAGGAATTCAAGAGGTAA
- a CDS encoding glycosyltransferase family 4 protein yields the protein MKIVFICQSASHSKTRPFGRGGTDSQIYGLSSKMAMQGHDIYVLGKFNGDDWKDDGILTDHIKFINIKSPYLKDAIIGETFSALLLSYQMRKAIKKNKPDVLVLSSRFTAYFPSKLKIPKIFVTHNPDAMEFFKNFSVESHWFNNIYYYFKKYIEERVMHNSNMIVALNKDIQNYLNENGHSNVCIIPNAIDVNKYKNETDKNFILYAGGFRKVKGLECLLEAFLNLWQNYNTDLVLIGSGPEEEKLKNIVHSKGIEDRVHFLPLVSNSKLREYLSKCSIFVLPSFFETFGIVTIEAMASSKPIIATNIPGPQDIITHGFDGFLFEKGNVDDLTKYMDLCISNKNIREEIGVNAKYTVETSYTFDIISTKYIEMCKLLIMNMEKYRGNS from the coding sequence TTGAAAATAGTATTTATATGCCAAAGTGCATCTCATTCAAAAACTCGCCCATTTGGGCGTGGCGGTACTGACAGTCAAATATATGGACTTTCATCTAAAATGGCAATGCAAGGACATGATATCTATGTACTAGGCAAATTCAATGGTGATGATTGGAAAGACGATGGAATTCTAACTGATCACATCAAATTTATCAATATCAAATCCCCTTACCTCAAAGATGCAATTATAGGTGAAACATTTTCTGCACTATTACTTTCATATCAAATGAGAAAAGCAATTAAAAAAAATAAACCAGATGTTCTGGTTTTAAGTAGTCGGTTTACAGCATATTTCCCATCAAAGTTAAAAATTCCTAAAATATTTGTAACGCATAATCCCGATGCAATGGAGTTTTTTAAAAATTTTTCAGTAGAAAGCCATTGGTTTAATAACATATATTATTATTTCAAGAAATATATCGAAGAGAGGGTCATGCATAATTCAAATATGATAGTTGCATTAAACAAAGACATACAGAATTATTTAAATGAAAATGGACATTCTAATGTCTGCATAATCCCAAATGCCATAGACGTGAATAAATATAAAAATGAAACTGACAAAAATTTCATATTGTATGCAGGAGGGTTTCGTAAAGTTAAAGGATTGGAATGTTTATTAGAAGCATTTTTAAACTTATGGCAAAATTATAATACAGATTTAGTGCTTATTGGATCGGGACCTGAAGAAGAGAAACTAAAAAATATAGTTCATTCAAAAGGTATTGAAGATCGCGTACATTTTCTACCCCTTGTAAGTAATAGTAAACTCCGAGAATATTTATCGAAGTGCTCGATTTTTGTTTTGCCATCGTTTTTTGAGACATTTGGGATAGTAACTATTGAAGCAATGGCATCAAGTAAACCAATAATTGCAACCAATATCCCAGGTCCACAAGATATTATAACACATGGTTTTGATGGATTCTTATTTGAAAAAGGAAATGTTGATGACTTAACAAAATATATGGATTTGTGCATTTCAAATAAAAATATAAGAGAAGAAATAGGGGTAAATGCGAAGTATACTGTTGAAACTTCATATACATTTGACATAATTTCTACAAAATATATTGAAATGTGTAAATTGCTTATTATGAATATGGAAAAGTATAGGGGGAACTCATAA